The Micromonospora sp. WMMD961 genome has a segment encoding these proteins:
- a CDS encoding substrate-binding domain-containing protein, whose amino-acid sequence MSAPAPPWLTVDRGVVSIALVYPMRGPGGMFGPTCELCAQLAVEEVNRCGGVLGRELRLVPVDGGAPPAEVAAEVEALVSVGAVQGVTGWHISSVRQALAPRIAQRVPYVYTALYEGGERTEGVFLTSETPDAQLWPAMRLLAAEHRVRRWFVVGNDYVWPRRTARAAQRYAVRGGGQVVGQHFLPLDAHDFGEVLRRIEHSDADAVLMLLVGADAVRFNRAFARSGLDQRCLRLSTLMDENMLLASGAGATRRLFSTAGFFAGLVTQENLDFHGEFARRFGVEAPPLGSLGESCYEGVMLLAALIGQARTLDVRAIETAADTVAYHGPRGRLRLRRRHVRQRIYLAEADGLDFTVLAQL is encoded by the coding sequence ATGTCCGCGCCGGCACCGCCGTGGCTGACCGTCGACCGTGGCGTGGTCAGCATCGCGCTGGTCTACCCGATGCGCGGGCCGGGCGGGATGTTCGGCCCCACCTGCGAGCTGTGCGCGCAGCTCGCGGTGGAGGAGGTCAACAGGTGTGGCGGCGTGCTGGGTCGTGAGCTGCGGCTGGTGCCGGTCGACGGCGGCGCGCCTCCGGCCGAGGTGGCCGCCGAGGTCGAGGCGCTGGTGTCGGTGGGGGCGGTGCAGGGGGTGACGGGGTGGCACATCTCGTCGGTGCGCCAGGCGCTGGCACCCCGCATCGCGCAGCGGGTGCCGTACGTCTACACCGCACTGTACGAGGGTGGTGAACGTACCGAAGGGGTCTTCCTGACCAGCGAGACGCCGGACGCCCAACTGTGGCCGGCGATGCGGTTGCTCGCCGCGGAGCACCGGGTGCGTCGCTGGTTCGTGGTCGGCAACGACTACGTGTGGCCCCGTCGGACGGCACGGGCGGCCCAGCGGTACGCGGTGCGCGGCGGCGGGCAGGTGGTGGGCCAGCACTTCCTGCCGTTGGACGCGCACGACTTCGGCGAGGTGTTGCGGCGCATCGAGCACAGCGACGCGGACGCGGTGCTGATGCTGCTGGTCGGTGCGGACGCGGTGCGGTTCAACCGGGCGTTCGCCCGCTCCGGGCTGGACCAGCGCTGTCTGCGGCTGAGCACGTTGATGGACGAGAACATGCTGTTGGCCAGCGGTGCCGGCGCGACCCGGCGGTTGTTCAGCACGGCGGGTTTCTTCGCCGGGCTGGTGACCCAGGAGAACCTCGACTTCCACGGCGAGTTCGCCCGTCGCTTCGGGGTGGAGGCGCCGCCGCTGGGCAGCCTGGGGGAGTCCTGCTACGAGGGCGTGATGCTGCTCGCCGCGCTGATCGGTCAGGCCCGGACCCTGGACGTACGGGCCATCGAGACGGCAGCGGACACGGTGGCGTACCACGGCCCGCGCGGTCGGTTGCGGCTGCGTCGGCGACACGTCCGTCAGCGCATCTATCTGGCCGAGGCCGACGGACTCGACTTCACGGTGCTCGCCCAGCTCTGA
- a CDS encoding MarR family transcriptional regulator: MSDVPGAPADLLRSLTRAERLLSRRLGAVLADDALTVEAWRVLCLLADGQGHPMSEVSAEASLPPGTLTKLVDHLVDRNLVFRRIDPMDRRRIRAYLTARGRREHERLDQRVRASLAELDIPTDTGLVERLDDLVDRLDPTRSVDPTRSVDPTRGVDRADATGSRR, from the coding sequence ATGTCAGACGTGCCCGGGGCGCCAGCCGACCTGCTGCGCTCGCTCACCCGCGCCGAACGGCTGCTCTCCCGCCGGCTGGGCGCCGTGCTGGCCGACGACGCGCTGACCGTCGAGGCGTGGCGGGTGCTCTGTCTCCTCGCCGACGGCCAGGGTCACCCGATGAGCGAGGTGTCCGCCGAGGCGTCGCTGCCTCCGGGTACCCTCACCAAACTGGTCGACCACCTCGTCGACCGCAACCTCGTCTTCCGCCGGATAGACCCGATGGACCGTCGACGGATCCGCGCCTACCTCACGGCCCGTGGCCGCCGCGAACACGAACGCCTCGACCAGCGGGTCCGGGCCAGCCTCGCCGAGTTGGACATCCCGACGGACACCGGCCTGGTCGAGCGCCTCGACGACCTGGTCGACCGCCTCGACCCGACGCGCAGTGTCGACCCGACGCGCAGTGTCGACCCGACGCGCGGTGTCGACCGCGCCGACGCGACCGGCTCGCGCCGCTGA
- a CDS encoding cupin domain-containing protein: MSGNERPEGISPTAVEGAPGLWRVDLQRHDLSVPGREVVQSRVEFTPDSPPFKHFHPGEEIICVLQGSLEYTLEGQPPVVCNAGDALTVPYGVHHQAKNVGEGVAVELATYVVEKGKPLLTKVE, encoded by the coding sequence ATGAGTGGGAACGAGCGACCCGAGGGCATCAGTCCGACGGCGGTGGAGGGCGCACCGGGCCTGTGGCGTGTCGACCTGCAGAGGCACGATCTCAGCGTTCCCGGACGTGAGGTCGTCCAGAGTCGGGTGGAGTTCACCCCGGACTCGCCGCCGTTCAAGCACTTCCACCCCGGCGAGGAGATCATCTGTGTGCTCCAGGGATCCCTGGAATACACGCTCGAGGGTCAGCCACCGGTGGTGTGCAACGCCGGTGATGCCCTCACCGTGCCGTACGGCGTGCACCACCAGGCGAAGAACGTCGGCGAGGGGGTGGCCGTCGAACTGGCCACGTACGTCGTGGAGAAGGGCAAGCCGCTTCTCACCAAGGTCGAGTGA
- a CDS encoding urease accessory protein UreD codes for MRALARLVARADGRGGTVLVELHGETPLLLRQTPTDGGVATVHLVGGAAGPLAGDDLRLEIEVGPGAAVRVHTVAASIALPGRPGAVSRMVVRAVVHAGATLHWLPEQLVAAAGCAHLAESRVELAAGAGLRWRDELVCGRYAESPGGAVVHTHVDYAGRPLLRQSMAVGPHAPGWAGPAVLGGAPATGSLLVVDGSRPVEPAAVDGTVARLPLAGGPATLWTATAPDAHTLRAHLSG; via the coding sequence ATGCGTGCGCTCGCCCGGCTGGTCGCCCGGGCCGACGGCAGGGGCGGCACGGTCCTGGTCGAGCTGCACGGCGAGACGCCGCTCCTGCTACGCCAGACCCCGACCGACGGTGGTGTCGCCACGGTGCACCTCGTCGGCGGGGCGGCCGGCCCGCTCGCCGGCGACGACCTACGGCTGGAGATCGAGGTCGGACCGGGTGCCGCCGTCCGGGTGCACACCGTCGCCGCCTCGATCGCCCTGCCGGGCCGGCCGGGTGCGGTGTCCCGGATGGTGGTGCGGGCGGTGGTGCACGCCGGGGCCACCCTGCACTGGCTTCCCGAACAGTTGGTCGCGGCGGCCGGCTGCGCGCACCTCGCCGAATCCCGGGTCGAGCTGGCCGCCGGGGCGGGCCTGCGGTGGCGTGACGAGCTGGTCTGCGGCCGGTACGCCGAGTCGCCCGGCGGCGCGGTCGTGCACACGCACGTCGACTACGCGGGTCGGCCACTGCTGCGGCAGTCGATGGCGGTGGGACCGCACGCGCCCGGCTGGGCCGGCCCCGCGGTGCTCGGTGGCGCGCCGGCCACCGGCTCGTTGCTGGTGGTCGACGGGTCGCGGCCGGTCGAGCCGGCGGCGGTCGACGGGACCGTCGCCCGACTGCCGCTGGCCGGTGGTCCGGCGACACTGTGGACCGCCACCGCACCCGACGCGCACACCCTGCGTGCCCACCTCAGCGGGTGA
- the ureG gene encoding urease accessory protein UreG produces the protein MDPHPPLPRPGRALRVGIGGPVGSGKTALVAALCRAFTDELRLGVVTNDIYTTEDADFLRRAGVLDPARIRAVETGCCPHTAIRDDIGANLDAVDELAEAVGPLDLVLVESGGDNLTATFSRGLVDRQIFVVDVAGGDKVPRKGGPGVTSADLLVINKTDLAPMVGADLSVMDRDARARRGDLPTLFLSIVGDPTASGVAAWIRHELAHHAALHPLAVPVEPV, from the coding sequence GTGGATCCGCACCCGCCGCTGCCACGGCCCGGCCGCGCCCTTCGGGTGGGCATCGGCGGCCCGGTCGGGTCCGGCAAGACGGCCCTGGTGGCCGCGCTCTGCCGGGCCTTCACCGACGAGTTGCGGCTCGGTGTGGTGACCAATGACATCTACACCACCGAGGACGCCGACTTCCTCCGGCGGGCCGGCGTGCTGGACCCGGCCCGGATCCGCGCCGTGGAGACCGGCTGCTGCCCGCACACGGCGATCCGCGACGACATCGGCGCGAACCTGGACGCGGTCGACGAACTCGCCGAGGCGGTCGGCCCGCTGGACCTGGTCCTGGTGGAGAGCGGTGGAGACAATCTGACCGCCACGTTCAGCCGGGGACTCGTCGACCGGCAGATCTTCGTGGTCGACGTGGCGGGAGGGGACAAGGTGCCCCGCAAGGGCGGACCGGGGGTCACCTCCGCCGACCTCCTCGTCATCAACAAGACGGACCTGGCGCCGATGGTGGGCGCCGACCTCTCCGTGATGGACCGGGACGCGCGGGCTCGGCGCGGCGACCTGCCGACCCTCTTCCTGTCCATCGTGGGAGACCCCACGGCGAGCGGCGTCGCCGCCTGGATCCGGCACGAGCTGGCCCACCACGCCGCCCTGCACCCGCTCGCCGTGCCGGTGGAGCCGGTCTGA
- a CDS encoding urease accessory UreF family protein, giving the protein MATPSLLLLVADGRFPAGAHAHSGGLEAAVAAGRVTDLATLEQFLAGRLATAGLVGAAFAAAAHRAAALPDSAGADEVSGPGVVAQPATRSSTLVLLDAELDARTAAPTLREVSRRQGRALLRAGRTIWPDATFGDLPTTAFGVHQPLVLGLLCAAAGLSRLDTATVAAYGTVTGAASAGVRLLGLDPYRVQALLVGLADACDATAAEAARAADDPPERLPAAAAPLADIHAEIHATWEVRLFAS; this is encoded by the coding sequence ATGGCGACCCCGAGCCTGCTGTTGCTGGTGGCCGACGGGCGCTTCCCGGCCGGGGCGCACGCGCACTCCGGCGGTCTGGAGGCGGCCGTGGCCGCCGGCCGGGTCACCGACCTGGCGACGTTGGAGCAGTTCCTGGCCGGACGGTTGGCCACCGCCGGTCTGGTCGGTGCGGCGTTCGCGGCGGCAGCGCACCGGGCCGCCGCCCTGCCCGACAGCGCCGGTGCGGACGAGGTGTCCGGGCCAGGCGTGGTGGCGCAGCCCGCCACGCGGTCGAGCACGCTGGTCCTGCTCGACGCGGAGCTGGACGCGCGTACCGCCGCGCCGACCCTGCGGGAGGTCTCCCGCCGGCAGGGCCGGGCGCTGCTGCGCGCGGGTCGGACCATCTGGCCCGACGCCACGTTCGGCGACCTGCCCACGACGGCGTTCGGCGTGCACCAACCGTTGGTGCTCGGTCTGCTGTGCGCCGCGGCCGGGCTGTCCCGCCTCGACACCGCCACGGTCGCCGCGTACGGGACGGTGACCGGGGCGGCCAGTGCCGGCGTACGCCTGCTCGGCCTCGACCCGTACCGGGTCCAGGCCCTGCTGGTCGGCCTCGCCGACGCCTGCGACGCCACGGCCGCCGAGGCGGCGCGGGCCGCCGACGATCCACCGGAGCGGCTGCCGGCCGCCGCCGCTCCGCTCGCCGACATCCATGCCGAAATCCATGCCACCTGGGAGGTGCGTCTCTTTGCGTCCTGA
- a CDS encoding urease subunit alpha translates to MSAVRRDRYIDLYGPTTGDRIRLADTNLLIEVETDHCVGGDEAVFGGGKVIRESMGQSRATRAEGALDTVITGAVVLDHWGVVKADVGLRDGRIVALGRAGNPDTMPGVHPDLVIGPSTEVIAGNGRILTAGAVDTHVHFICPQIVTEALASGITTLVGGGTGPAEGTRATTVTPNGWHLARMHEALDTMPVNVLLLGKGNTVSEEALWEQLRAGAGGFKLHEDWGTTPAAIDACLRVADASGVQVSIHTDTLNEAGFVADTLRAIGGRAIHSYHTEGAGGGHAPDIITVASEPNVLPSSTNPTRPYTANTLAEHLDMLMVCHHLNPSVPEDLAFAESRIRPSTMAAEDLLHDLGAISIIGSDAQAMGRVGEVILRTWQSAHVMKDRVGALPGDGAADNHRARRYVAKYTICAAMANGLEGEIGSVEPGKLADLVLWDPAFFGVRPHLVLKGGMIAYAQMGDANASIPTPQPMLPRPMFGAYGAAAAATSLAFVAPAALDAGLRLDVRRRVVPVSDVRSRGKADLPENNAMPRIEVEPDTFTVRIDGVVVEPDPVTRLPMAQRYFLF, encoded by the coding sequence GTGAGCGCCGTGCGGCGCGACCGCTACATCGACCTGTACGGGCCGACGACCGGTGACCGGATCCGGCTGGCCGACACCAACCTGCTGATCGAGGTGGAGACCGACCACTGCGTGGGCGGTGACGAGGCGGTCTTCGGTGGCGGGAAGGTGATCCGCGAGTCGATGGGGCAGTCCCGGGCCACCCGCGCCGAGGGTGCACTGGACACCGTCATCACCGGTGCCGTGGTGCTCGACCACTGGGGTGTGGTCAAGGCCGACGTGGGGCTGCGCGACGGACGGATCGTGGCGCTCGGCCGGGCCGGCAACCCGGACACCATGCCCGGTGTCCACCCCGACCTGGTCATCGGACCGTCGACCGAGGTGATCGCCGGCAACGGGCGGATCCTCACCGCCGGCGCGGTGGACACCCACGTGCACTTCATCTGCCCGCAGATCGTCACCGAGGCCCTGGCCAGCGGGATCACCACGCTCGTCGGCGGCGGCACCGGGCCGGCCGAGGGAACCCGGGCGACCACTGTCACCCCGAACGGCTGGCACCTGGCCCGGATGCACGAGGCGCTCGACACCATGCCGGTCAACGTGCTGCTGCTCGGCAAGGGCAACACCGTCTCCGAAGAGGCGCTCTGGGAACAACTGCGAGCCGGCGCGGGCGGCTTCAAGCTGCACGAGGACTGGGGCACCACTCCGGCGGCCATCGACGCCTGCCTGCGGGTGGCGGACGCGTCCGGGGTGCAGGTGTCGATCCACACCGACACGCTCAACGAGGCCGGGTTCGTCGCCGACACCCTGCGGGCGATCGGCGGGAGGGCCATCCACTCGTACCACACCGAGGGCGCCGGCGGCGGGCACGCACCGGACATCATCACCGTGGCCAGCGAACCGAACGTGCTGCCGTCGTCGACCAACCCGACCCGGCCGTACACCGCGAACACCCTCGCCGAGCACCTGGACATGCTGATGGTCTGCCACCACCTCAACCCGTCCGTGCCGGAGGACCTGGCCTTCGCCGAGAGCAGGATCCGACCGTCGACCATGGCCGCCGAGGACCTGCTGCACGACCTCGGCGCGATCTCCATCATCGGCTCGGACGCGCAGGCGATGGGTCGGGTCGGCGAGGTGATCCTGCGGACCTGGCAGAGCGCGCACGTGATGAAGGACCGGGTGGGCGCGCTGCCGGGTGACGGCGCCGCCGACAACCACCGGGCTCGGAGGTACGTGGCGAAGTACACCATCTGCGCGGCGATGGCGAACGGACTGGAAGGGGAGATCGGCTCGGTCGAGCCGGGCAAACTCGCCGATCTGGTGCTCTGGGATCCGGCGTTCTTCGGCGTACGACCGCACCTGGTGCTCAAGGGCGGCATGATCGCGTACGCCCAGATGGGTGACGCGAACGCCTCGATCCCGACGCCGCAGCCGATGCTGCCGCGGCCGATGTTCGGGGCGTACGGCGCCGCGGCGGCCGCCACCAGCCTGGCGTTCGTGGCACCGGCGGCCCTGGACGCCGGGCTCCGCCTGGACGTACGACGTCGGGTGGTGCCGGTCAGCGACGTGCGCTCGCGGGGCAAGGCCGACCTGCCGGAGAACAACGCCATGCCGCGCATCGAGGTGGAGCCGGACACCTTCACCGTCCGGATCGACGGTGTGGTGGTGGAGCCGGACCCGGTGACCCGGCTGCCGATGGCCCAGCGGTACTTCCTGTTCTGA
- a CDS encoding urease subunit beta: MIPGEILPAADPVEINTGRPVTTMLVVNTADRPVQVGSHYHFAEANPALAFDRDVAWGQRLAVPAGTSVRFEPGISRSVDLVPLGGARIVAGLRSECAGPLDRSPADGSPR, translated from the coding sequence GTGATCCCGGGGGAGATCCTGCCGGCGGCCGACCCGGTCGAGATCAACACGGGCCGTCCGGTGACCACGATGCTCGTGGTCAACACCGCCGACCGGCCGGTGCAGGTGGGCTCGCACTACCACTTCGCCGAGGCCAACCCGGCGTTGGCGTTCGACCGGGACGTCGCCTGGGGGCAGCGGCTCGCCGTGCCGGCGGGTACCTCGGTCCGGTTCGAGCCGGGCATCAGCCGCAGCGTCGACCTCGTCCCGCTCGGCGGCGCGCGCATCGTCGCGGGGCTGCGCAGCGAGTGCGCCGGACCGTTGGACCGGTCACCGGCCGACGGGTCGCCGCGGTGA
- a CDS encoding urease subunit gamma: MFLSPHEQDRLLVHVAADVARARRERGLRLNYPEAVAIITAFLLEGARDGRSVVDLMSAGRTVLGRDDVQDGIPELLREVQVEATFPDGTKLVTVHHPIP, encoded by the coding sequence GTGTTCCTCAGCCCGCACGAGCAGGACCGCCTGCTCGTCCACGTGGCGGCCGATGTCGCCCGCGCCCGCCGCGAGCGCGGCCTGCGCCTCAACTACCCCGAAGCCGTCGCGATCATCACCGCGTTCCTGCTCGAAGGGGCCCGCGACGGCCGGTCGGTCGTCGACCTGATGTCGGCCGGCCGGACCGTGCTCGGCCGCGACGACGTCCAGGACGGCATCCCCGAGCTGCTGAGGGAGGTGCAGGTGGAGGCGACGTTCCCGGACGGCACCAAGCTGGTGACGGTGCACCACCCGATCCCGTGA
- a CDS encoding tetratricopeptide repeat protein: MKFLSSRPKPLPEELKRRSREALALFDAGEYASAERAWEALLTDCDRDLGPAHPETITTLDRLGSAMLRQRRPDESADRHREAHRRAVRAFGRNDPATLIYAYNLGCALVETQQWGEGLPVLTETLRRQRSRLGKSHPDTLATARTLGASQFLAGDTLAALQLLGASYNLASEAFGPDDPLTQDLAENLGMVLRDSSQS, encoded by the coding sequence ATGAAATTTCTGTCGTCGCGGCCGAAGCCGCTGCCGGAGGAATTGAAACGCCGCTCGCGCGAGGCCCTGGCGCTCTTCGACGCCGGCGAGTACGCGTCCGCCGAACGGGCCTGGGAGGCACTGCTGACCGACTGCGATCGGGACCTCGGTCCGGCCCATCCCGAGACCATCACCACACTGGACCGCCTCGGGTCGGCGATGCTCCGCCAGCGACGTCCCGACGAGTCGGCCGACCGGCACCGTGAAGCCCACCGCCGGGCGGTCCGTGCGTTCGGCCGCAACGATCCGGCGACCCTGATCTACGCCTACAACCTCGGGTGCGCGCTCGTCGAGACCCAACAGTGGGGTGAAGGGCTGCCGGTGCTCACGGAGACGCTGCGGCGGCAGCGAAGCCGGCTGGGCAAGTCCCATCCGGACACTCTCGCCACGGCCAGGACACTCGGTGCGTCACAGTTCCTGGCTGGTGACACGCTGGCCGCACTGCAGCTCCTGGGGGCCAGCTACAACCTCGCCTCCGAGGCCTTCGGGCCGGACGATCCGCTGACCCAGGACCTTGCCGAGAACCTGGGGATGGTGCTGCGCGACTCCAGCCAGTCCTGA
- a CDS encoding methyltransferase, producing MITPTPLMRLVAGVWGFKTLAVGVELGLFTRLAGGRTMTVEEAAAEFGLPDRPADLLLAASASLGLLEKAGDGYRNSELAEQFLVEGRPYYFGAQVRYSDLRTYLPWHRIGEALRTDRPLTWDPEAQQSMFDTADPEMLAQFWDAMFSTSSFTASALADAYDFSTHRLLLDVGGGAGAFPIEFCRRLPELRATVLDLPHVCVRARERIAEAGLTGRIDAVAGDFLADPALPDGHDVILLSMILHDWDEPTNRALLARCHAALPPGGAIVVCELLLNDERTGPPEAALMGMNMLVETEGGRNYSGAEYAAWLTDAGFVDVRTLPFDAPGANGAVVARRP from the coding sequence ATGATCACTCCGACTCCCCTCATGCGCCTGGTGGCCGGTGTGTGGGGGTTCAAGACTCTCGCGGTCGGCGTCGAGCTGGGCCTGTTCACCCGGTTGGCCGGCGGGCGGACGATGACCGTCGAGGAGGCCGCCGCCGAGTTCGGGCTGCCCGACCGGCCCGCGGACCTGTTGCTGGCCGCCAGTGCCTCGCTCGGCCTGCTGGAGAAGGCCGGCGACGGTTATCGCAACTCCGAGTTGGCCGAGCAGTTCCTGGTCGAGGGTCGGCCGTACTACTTCGGCGCGCAGGTCCGCTACTCGGACCTGCGCACCTACCTGCCCTGGCACCGCATCGGCGAGGCCCTGCGCACGGATCGGCCGTTGACCTGGGATCCGGAGGCCCAACAGTCGATGTTCGACACCGCCGACCCGGAAATGTTGGCGCAGTTCTGGGACGCGATGTTCTCCACGTCCAGCTTCACCGCCAGCGCGTTGGCCGACGCATACGACTTCTCCACGCACCGACTGCTGCTCGATGTCGGCGGCGGGGCCGGCGCGTTCCCGATCGAGTTCTGCCGCCGCCTGCCCGAACTGCGCGCCACCGTGTTGGATCTGCCGCACGTCTGCGTACGGGCCCGGGAGCGGATCGCGGAGGCCGGCCTGACCGGGCGGATCGACGCGGTGGCCGGCGACTTCCTCGCCGACCCCGCCCTGCCGGACGGGCACGACGTCATCCTGCTCAGCATGATCCTGCACGACTGGGACGAGCCCACGAACCGGGCGCTGCTGGCCCGGTGCCACGCGGCGTTGCCGCCCGGCGGGGCGATCGTCGTCTGTGAACTGCTGCTCAACGACGAGCGCACCGGCCCACCGGAGGCGGCCCTGATGGGGATGAACATGCTGGTCGAGACCGAGGGCGGCCGGAACTACTCGGGTGCCGAGTATGCCGCCTGGCTGACCGACGCCGGCTTCGTCGACGTGCGGACCCTGCCGTTCGACGCCCCCGGCGCCAACGGTGCGGTGGTGGCCCGCCGGCCCTGA
- a CDS encoding alpha/beta hydrolase translates to MPFITVGTENSAPIDLYYEDHGSGKPVVLIHGFPFNGATWEKETKALLDAGYRTITYDRRGYGNSAQPAFGYDYNTFAADLDVLMSELDLRDVTLVGHSMGTGEVVRYLGNYGSQRVSRAVLLSPLQPMLAKASDNPEGVERSLFKGFQDAIIKDRFAYLTSFCDAFFNPDQNMGKRVSEEAYRAHWQIGAMASGKATHDSVDAWQEDFRQDLPKINIPVLIVQGDQDRVLPYPVTGQRLGPMMPTGQLVTLKGAPHGIPWTHADEVNKAIMDFMKQPAKARA, encoded by the coding sequence ATGCCTTTCATCACCGTGGGGACGGAAAACTCCGCGCCCATCGACCTGTACTACGAGGATCACGGATCCGGTAAGCCGGTGGTGCTGATCCACGGCTTCCCGTTCAACGGCGCGACCTGGGAGAAGGAGACCAAGGCGCTGCTCGACGCCGGATACCGGACGATCACCTACGATCGGCGCGGTTACGGTAACTCCGCCCAGCCGGCGTTCGGCTACGACTACAACACGTTCGCGGCCGATCTCGACGTGCTGATGAGCGAGCTGGACCTGCGCGACGTGACCCTGGTGGGGCACTCGATGGGCACCGGCGAGGTCGTCCGCTACCTGGGCAACTACGGCTCCCAGCGGGTCAGCCGGGCGGTCCTGCTCAGCCCGCTGCAACCGATGCTGGCGAAGGCGAGCGACAACCCGGAGGGCGTCGAGCGGAGCCTCTTCAAGGGTTTCCAGGACGCCATCATCAAGGACCGGTTCGCCTACCTGACGTCCTTCTGCGACGCGTTCTTCAACCCGGACCAGAACATGGGCAAGCGGGTCAGCGAGGAGGCGTACCGGGCGCACTGGCAGATCGGTGCGATGGCCTCCGGCAAGGCCACCCACGACAGCGTGGACGCCTGGCAGGAAGACTTCCGCCAGGACCTGCCGAAGATCAATATTCCGGTGTTGATCGTGCAGGGTGACCAGGACCGGGTGCTGCCCTATCCGGTGACCGGTCAGCGGCTCGGGCCGATGATGCCGACCGGCCAGCTCGTCACGCTCAAGGGCGCGCCGCACGGCATCCCGTGGACCCATGCCGACGAGGTCAACAAGGCGATCATGGACTTCATGAAGCAGCCGGCGAAGGCTCGCGCCTGA